From a single Sinorhizobium sp. RAC02 genomic region:
- a CDS encoding ABC transporter ATP-binding protein: MSFLKISNLRKSYGSLEILKDINLEIEQGGFLVLVGPSGCGKSTLLNTIAGLEPITSGDIAIDGRSVAGLHPSKRDIAMVFQSYALYPNMTVGGNIAFGMEIRGVPKEEREKAIKQVADMLQIGHLLDRKPGQLSGGQRQRVAMGRALVRDPKLFLFDEPLSNLDAKLRVDMRTEIKRLHQRMKTTIVYVTHDQIEAMTLATKIAVLKDGVLQQFGSPAEIYNNPANIFVADFMGSPAMNLLSAKIEQNGTGMAVSLARHQAEPLVLSVPNAPGGLAAYKGKDVIFGIRPEALTDPDGADRNARTIGEGDCLIEVVEPAGADTFAVTHLGGKEVVARLRADVRIAPGQTARLAFNLDKAVFFDPANQLRIA, encoded by the coding sequence ATGTCTTTCCTGAAGATCAGCAACCTGCGCAAATCCTACGGATCGCTCGAAATCCTGAAGGACATCAATCTCGAGATCGAACAGGGCGGCTTCCTCGTGCTCGTCGGCCCCTCCGGCTGCGGCAAGTCCACGCTGCTCAACACGATCGCCGGCCTGGAGCCGATCACCTCGGGCGACATCGCCATCGACGGCCGCTCGGTTGCGGGCCTGCACCCCTCCAAGCGCGATATCGCCATGGTGTTCCAGTCCTACGCGCTCTACCCGAACATGACGGTCGGCGGAAACATCGCCTTCGGCATGGAAATCCGCGGCGTGCCGAAGGAAGAGCGGGAAAAGGCGATCAAGCAGGTCGCCGACATGCTGCAGATCGGCCATCTACTCGATCGCAAGCCGGGCCAGCTCTCCGGCGGCCAGCGCCAGCGCGTCGCCATGGGCCGGGCGCTGGTGCGCGACCCGAAACTCTTCCTGTTCGACGAACCACTGTCGAACCTCGACGCCAAGCTGCGCGTCGACATGCGCACCGAAATCAAGCGCTTGCACCAGCGCATGAAGACCACCATCGTCTACGTCACGCACGACCAGATCGAGGCGATGACGCTCGCCACCAAGATCGCCGTCTTGAAGGACGGCGTGCTGCAGCAGTTCGGCTCGCCGGCGGAAATCTACAACAACCCCGCCAACATCTTCGTCGCCGACTTCATGGGCTCACCGGCCATGAACCTGCTTTCGGCGAAGATTGAGCAGAACGGCACCGGCATGGCCGTCTCGCTCGCCCGCCACCAGGCCGAACCGCTGGTGCTGTCGGTACCGAACGCGCCCGGCGGACTTGCCGCCTATAAGGGCAAGGATGTGATCTTCGGCATCCGCCCGGAGGCGCTGACGGACCCTGATGGCGCGGACCGCAATGCCCGCACGATCGGCGAGGGCGACTGCCTGATCGAAGTGGTGGAGCCCGCCGGCGCCGACACGTTCGCCGTCACCCATCTCGGCGGCAAGGAGGTCGTCGCGCGCCTGCGGGCCGATGTACGCATCGCCCCCGGCCAGACGGCGCGCCTCGCCTTCAACCTCGACAAGGCGGTGTTCTTCGACCCCGCAAACCAGCTTCGCATCGCCTGA
- a CDS encoding GMC family oxidoreductase — MTTQPDIVIIGSGIGGSTMAAALAPTGARIVILEAGDHLPDRPENRDQRAIFQRGHFRPKEMWYEADGTAFNPGNYYNVGGNSKFYGAVLVRYRREDFEEMKHREGVSPAWPFPYEELEPWYSAAEKLFNVRGTLGEDPTEPHHSAPYPFPPVPDEQAIAKVRARMKANGLHPYSLPLGIDIDRWLAKAKTPWDAHPNSNDGKMDAESAALAEALKHPNVELRTHCRVTRLATTPHGRSISTVHYMQGDEARSISPKLVILSAGAVQSAVLLLRSASEAFPKGLANSSDQVGRNFMNHNSSAVIGVSPFYKNTSVYQKSFGFNDYYLSDGNGGAPLGNVQLLGRVSGKILKANMPSVPEWLLEQVAAHTIDFYAMSEDLPHPESRITVDRDRIVMKWTRTNWQAHLDLVTKLKGALKKAGFPIVLARAFDKRTPSHQCGTVRIGNDPATAPLDIWCRAYDHPNLFVVDASYLPTSAAVNPALSVAAQALRVATHIKSRDLAA; from the coding sequence ATGACCACGCAGCCGGACATCGTCATCATCGGATCGGGCATCGGCGGCTCCACCATGGCCGCCGCTCTCGCCCCGACGGGCGCAAGGATCGTCATCCTGGAGGCGGGCGACCACCTGCCCGACCGCCCGGAAAACCGCGACCAGCGCGCGATCTTCCAGCGTGGCCATTTCCGCCCGAAGGAGATGTGGTACGAGGCCGACGGCACGGCCTTCAACCCTGGCAACTACTACAATGTCGGCGGCAATTCGAAGTTCTACGGCGCGGTGCTGGTGCGCTACCGTAGGGAAGACTTCGAGGAGATGAAGCATCGCGAAGGCGTCTCCCCCGCCTGGCCCTTCCCCTATGAAGAGCTGGAGCCGTGGTATTCCGCCGCCGAAAAACTCTTCAATGTGCGCGGTACGCTCGGCGAAGACCCGACCGAGCCGCACCATTCCGCGCCCTACCCTTTCCCGCCCGTGCCGGACGAACAGGCCATCGCGAAGGTCCGCGCCAGGATGAAGGCGAACGGCCTGCATCCCTATTCGCTGCCGCTCGGCATCGACATCGACCGCTGGCTGGCCAAGGCGAAGACGCCCTGGGATGCCCATCCGAACAGCAATGACGGCAAGATGGATGCAGAAAGTGCGGCGCTCGCCGAGGCTCTCAAGCATCCGAATGTCGAACTGCGCACCCATTGCCGGGTGACACGGCTTGCCACCACGCCGCATGGCCGCAGCATTTCGACCGTGCATTATATGCAGGGCGATGAAGCCCGGAGCATCTCGCCGAAGCTGGTGATCCTTTCGGCCGGCGCCGTGCAATCGGCCGTGCTCCTGCTCCGCTCGGCCTCGGAGGCCTTCCCGAAAGGCCTCGCCAACAGCTCCGACCAGGTCGGCCGCAACTTCATGAACCACAATTCGAGCGCCGTGATCGGCGTCTCGCCCTTCTACAAGAACACCTCCGTCTACCAGAAGAGCTTTGGCTTCAACGACTACTATCTCTCCGACGGAAACGGCGGCGCGCCGCTCGGCAATGTCCAGCTGCTCGGCCGCGTCTCCGGCAAAATCCTGAAGGCCAACATGCCCTCCGTACCGGAATGGCTGCTGGAACAGGTTGCCGCCCACACCATCGATTTCTACGCGATGAGCGAGGACCTGCCGCATCCCGAGAGCCGAATCACGGTCGACCGCGACCGGATCGTCATGAAGTGGACGCGCACCAACTGGCAGGCCCATCTCGACCTCGTCACCAAGCTGAAGGGCGCCCTGAAGAAGGCCGGCTTCCCGATCGTGCTCGCCCGCGCCTTCGACAAGCGCACGCCGTCGCACCAGTGCGGCACGGTGCGCATCGGCAACGATCCGGCAACGGCACCACTCGATATCTGGTGCCGCGCCTACGACCATCCGAACCTCTTCGTGGTCGACGCCTCCTATCTGCCGACCTCGGCCGCGGTGAACCCGGCGCTCAGTGTTGCCGCCCAGGCGCTGCGCGTCGCGACCCACATCAAATCGAGGGATCTTGCCGCATGA